In the Brachionichthys hirsutus isolate HB-005 chromosome 1, CSIRO-AGI_Bhir_v1, whole genome shotgun sequence genome, ATTTAAAGATAGGAGTTCCACGCGCCAGAATCCACGGTTATTAGGATCCACCTTCCTGGCTGAAAATGCACTGAattaaaaatgccttttgaGATGGAAAAAGCTTTGAACTTAAGAAGCATTTGGAGGAGCGTCTCTTTATTTGTATGGAAAGTTCACCTCCTTTGAGCTCGTCATCATTTGATTCCCTCTCCAAATAATAGAATGactttggatggatggaggcgATCGATGCCGACGTTCAAACGGAATCTCGGAGCTATGATCAATGCACATTTTGTACTTTTCCATTGTACATGTTTAGAATAAAGATAGATAATAGATGCTTCGCTGGAATTTAAAAGATAACAAAGCAAGTTTTCTTGATTCAAGTTGAGGTAAATTTCTCCATCAGGGGAGGATGGGCTCAACCTGGGACGAAGATGCGTGTCCATCTGATGCATTTAAAATCCAcagtgatgtttttcttttaatgcagctttcatttttaaaggagCAACAAGTGAGTCCACTTCATGTTGAACTCTCTAAAATAACTAATTCAGACTTTTTACATCCgacaaggaggttctgtttctgctgccttcaccgagacgctgtggagtctctggatctagatccagaagaatccgccgtCACTGAAAGGGTGCTTTTCATGGGGGCGGAGCCTCGCCCAGCTGAATTCgggcaggaggcggggtttCAAATTCTCAGTCCTGTTGAAAAAATTCTTAAatctaataataaaataaacacacgaGAAGAAGCAGATGTCGTGTTAATATCTTTATTATCCACATTTGTATAAATCCCCATTGTGCGACATTCGGTCACATGTAAAACACGTGAAGGGTTAATTTCATCCTGATGTAAGCAAAAACTAAAATCTGGGCCAACTAAAAGGAGACTGGAAGTGCTAACGGAACACGCAGGCGATACTTCAGGTTTGGTGGAAGAATATTATTTGACATGAAAAGATAAAAGATGATATATTCAGTACCGTTttttctaaaggttctggaccCAACGTAAAAATAACGAGTTTACAGTTCTATCTGCTATACTGTGTAGAAAATACCTTCTTCATGTGACATTAACTTTTCTCGGCGGCTCGGAGAGCGAAGTCGTCAGcgacagtaaaataaaaaggttgtCGACGCAGTTCTCACGCTGACAGACGATGTTCAAGTTCAGCGTTCCGTTTGTTCTGGAATAGCACCTCAGTGTCCGACGCCCGCTTGAGCTggaatagaagaagaagaagaccacAGTAAATATCAGCCGAACGGATCCATATGGAACAAGAAATGCATTTGGCTGATAAAGAATTGATGGGCTATCGCTGGTTGTCAGGGGCAACATGAGGCATGTGTTGCTGCTCATGACACACAGAATATCAAAACTGGAATTCAGAACTATTACATCTCGAGAGCTCCATCACACCTCCAGATGTTGtgctgtttattatttatttcatctgtttgtctgccaaaggacaaataaataaaatagagaaacagaaaaaaaaagaaacattcacaGTTTTTTAACGGGGCTGTAAAACGGTGAcgtctgctgccccccccccccccccccccccctcaggctgCAGATGGGGAGCTAATTGGTGCTGTGGATTACAGCTGCGCTGAACTGTCAAAGTGCTAAATCAAAAGGTGATTCTTTTGTTAATTACACACAATCCTACAAACAGTCGTGCTctccaagccccgcctcccctcacacacacacaaatattttggCAGAGGTacaaaaggaggaaataaaacaacacatttacacacaattATCACAGTGGGATCAGCGGGATGAGCAGACTGCCTGCAGATGTTTGGAATATAACGGgagcgggaggcggggcttcccGGACCCACACAAGATATGTTTCCTCCAATCACAACAGAGCGAGGCCTCCAAAATGTTAGGACTGTAAAACATGCCTCTAAGCCTTACTTCATTTCTCGGATTAGACAAACGTGTAGTGAATCCCGTtggttagaggagaaggaggcgccAGAGATacaggaggaagggggggagggggaggaggaggaggaggaggaggaggcggtagaggaggaggggtggggaTGTTAGCCTGTGTCGGAACTACAGAGGAGagaacagagaggagaaaacGACATCGGTTGTTAGTCGGAAAGACCCTAAAAGTAACCCGAGCAGAGACGCTCCATCAAGCATCGTCAATAATTATACAAATAatcacttcatcatcatcttaaaagagaaaaaggcaATGAAACGTTACACAGAGGACAGATCGGcggatccgggggggggggggggtcggttccGCCGCTGCTGACGAGACGCCATCGGTTTTATCCCGACGTCTCGCCGCGCCGGAAATAATGTTATAATTGTTGACTTTGCCTCGCTGTGACTattaagctgtgtgtgtgagtgtgcgtgagtgtgtgtgtgtgtgtgtgtgtgtgtgagtgtgcgtgagtgtgtgtgtgtgtgtgtgtgtgtgtgagtgtgagtgtgtgtgtgtgtgaactgacaACCTGCTGCAGCTACAGTTAAAACGAACTGTCTGCTCTAGAATATGAAAAAAGATGAAACGTGAGCGAAGTGTCTTTTATGCGGGTTCAGAGCCGCGTTCAAAGCGGCGCCGACGGATCGTGGAGAGTTTGTCTGGGTCATTGATCAGCACACAAAGTGGCCTCAtcaagcgaccccccccccccccccgcaaccaACCTGCGACGAGTTTGCTCTTGAGCGACGCCTCCGAGGCGAGCGTGTAGGACATGGTGATGATccgctcctgctcctgcagagCCGAGTCCAGCGCCGGGACCCCGGGCTCCATTTTGTCcgcgggggcggggggagccAGGATCTGAACGCTGTCCCAAGAAACAAGACAGAAAAAGGCAGCACGTGACACAGAGATTGGCTGCTTGCAGGGAAGTTCTGCCAAACCAACCGACGCCGCCGTCCTGCGGTCGCACTCACCTGGACTTTGCCAGGATGCTTTTGATCCGCTCCACCTTGCGATGGCGATCTTCCACCTCCTGCGGACTCAGAGGCTCCTCGGGCTCCGTGTCCACGTAACGCTCCGGGATCAGCACTTTCTGAGGCTTGGAGAGCTGCAAAGGAAAAGTTTTTGGCGTTAAGCTCTACGAagccacatcatcatcatcatcatcatcttcatcacgatGAAAGGATGATTCGTTTCTCTTCCACCTTCATCATCCTTTCTGCTCTGACATTAAACTCAATCATCCCAAAAAGCGACTCGCCTCTTTGCTGAGGTCCAGGTCGTATTCTCGCGGATCCAAGTCGGCCTCGTGGGTGGGAGGGGTCACGGCCGTGGAACGGACGGTCAGCCATTCATCAGAGTGGGAGCGAGGTCTCTCCTCGTGCTCCGGGGGTTGCTCCTCCCCCTGGACGCTCCTGATTCCCTGGGACTCCTCCCCCTGGACGGCTCGCTCCAGGAGCTGTAGGTCAAAGTCCTGCTCCCGCTTCCACTGCAAGAAGCAAACGGGAAAGAAAGGGCCGTCAAGCAAATGACCGAGTCGTTATGTCACCACGACCACTCGTCGTCACCGGTTAccggctgcagtgtgtgtgtgtgtgtgtgtgtgagaaaaggACAAACCGAGGGAGCATGCATTGAAGTGTATCAGACACACACGCGTGTCTGTACGACACTGAAGTCACCGATCGCACtgcagaataaaataaacatggcgatgatgtcatcagaaacGTTTATCTATTAGCAAACAGCTACCGAAGGTTTCTTTGTCATCGTGCGTGGCAATGTGATGCTGTTCTAGTGACATACTGATCCCAAGTCTGCCGAAAGCGGgcgcgaggaggaagaggacaaggCGGGGCGCGAGGACGGGGAGGCGTGGCGGTCGCCGTGGCTCAGCGTGCGTTTCCTCTGGCGGATCAGGGCCTTCTGgtgcctcttcatcctctccagcTGCTCGTCAGCGCTCATCTTCCCcctgtgaagctgctgctgctgctgctgcaccgcgTCCCCGGAGTAAAGACGCTCCAAGGCACTTTTTGGTCTGTCCTGAGAGGAGCGGGAGGAAAGAGGGAGATAACGATGAAGACGAGCATTAAAGAGAACGGGAACAGAAGATCGCTGCATGAACGCAGCCTCACCTTCGCTCCGGGAGCCGACGCCGTTCGTCGAAGAGTCACGTAGGAGGAGATGTTCGAGGACTGGTTCAGCCTGAGCGAGGAGCCGGCCGCTCCTGAGGGAAGGCCGACACTCGTTAAGCCGctgtcgcaaaaaaaaaaacattaacgtAATAAATGTGCGTGGTCGCACCTCGAACGGGCAGCGTCTGGTAGCCATCCCGGTCCGATGCCGCCACGCCGACGTGGCTGGAGCCGTCCCCGGCGCCCGTGAGCTCCGGATCGCTCAGGAAGGGTCTGAGCTCCGCCTGAAGAAGACGAAGAGAGGGTGAAGTCGGTGCGTCCGCTTCTCGCTGCTCAGCCGACCGGACGTCCGACATCGCCTGTACCTTACTGTCTCCGTCGGTGCACTGGACGGTCTCCCGGTCCCTTTTGCGTTCGTCCGACTGTCGTTTGAGGCCTCGCACGGAAGTGTGTCTGATGACCGTCGTCTCCCTGGGCAGGGGGGGCACGGTGGGGGGGTGCTCATCGGGACTGTAGAGCTGAGGTAGGGGAGGTCTGGGGGGCACGTCATCCTGACCCTGCACACAGACGTCTGATAAatgctacaaaaaaaacaagcattaaTGTACAGTCACGGACGTGGACActgtggggggggtcactcacCCATTTAAACCCACTGGCGACGGTTGCGGAGTGGCGTAAACGCTGACTGGGGCTGGAGCAAAGGCTGGGAGTGTGGCTACCGGGGCTGAGGTGGGGGCTGCGCTGCTGGGACGGTCTCGTCTCCACAGCAGACGGACTCCCAGACACCGAAGGCACAAATGTCCTCTCTTGGGAATTCAGCGTTTATGAACATGTAGCAGGGACACGCGCAGGTTGTAAAGAAAGCGCGTCGTAAACGAGCATGaagccagcaggtggcgctggaCTCACCGGGGTTGGTAACGGAGGAGACGGTGAACTCGTAGTTGGCTTTGCTGGCGCTGAGGCCCGACAGAACGTCCTCGATCCTCCACAGCTCTTTTCTCATCTGCACCTTCTCTTGCTggcacgtaaaaaaaaaaaacattttaaattcaagCGTCGTCGTCGGTAAATGTTCGGTGCGTGTGAACGGACCTGAGGCAGGTCGCCGCGGGTCATCTGTGCCTGCAGGGCCGACTTCAGCCGGTCCACGTCTCTCTCCAGCCTGCTGTACTCGCTCCACGCGTTCTCCATCTCCTGGGAAAGGAAAGCATCTCACATTTCAGCGGCGTTGAGGCAGGTGGGTTGTGCGTTTCGTTTTCCATCTGTGCGTCCGTCTTACTGTGGACACCTGGGATATTTCCGCCCTGATGTGGACCACGTCCTCCTGCAGCAGTCTCTGCTGATAGGCGATCTTCTCGGCGTGGGCGGGCTGACTTCTGTACTGCTCCATCTGCTGGTGGGAAACGTCCAGCACCGAATCCAGCTTGTCCTAAAAACCAGGGTCGGAAGAGACGTCTTAAAACACAGGAAGCCCCCCTGGGGGGGAGGcacatcaggaggaggagcggcgagACACCTTGTCCTCCTTCAACGTGCGAATCgtggcctccagctcctgcaggatcTTGTCTTGTTCACACAATCGACTTAGTTTCACCTGAAGGAAGAGAGAATCtgatttctgtttctctcaggaAGGCGGCTGAATGAGACAGTATCTGTTCTGTCCTCGTCTTTTATCACACGAGACGTATTGATCATCTTCATTAGCATTCGCCGTCTGTAAATATGTCAATAAGCCTCATCTGtgtgaaacccccccccccccgggagaaATTCCTCTCATCGGAATATCAAAAGGCTCCGTGCCGCCCGGTCTGTGGGCGAGATCTGGTGAAACCCATTACGAGTAATCAGAATCAAAAATCCATATTTTCAAATTCACTTCTTGGAGAAAAGCGTGTTTATCGAGAGTGACAGATTTGTTTTCCCAGAAATGGGTTATGTGTTCATGAAGATCGCCTAgttctccgtcttcctcacacacacacacacacacacactttttttcctcccttcctcagATCTATTTATCATTCTGTTCAATTAATAATtaagctgtttttattttcccgcCGCcgtatattgttgtttttttttaattgcatgaAATATTCATTGTTCATACAAATTTACTGGCAATTTCTTATAAATTGTTAAAGTGGAACAATGCTAATGATGAAAAGCCAGGACATCCAGCTGGTTTACCTCCGTTCAGCCGAAAACAACGAGAGCGCAAAGCAGATCGGGGGAAATCAAAGTGAAAAATTAAACAGCCCGACATCTAAAAGCTCCCATTACATCTATTTTTCCCTTtaaaataggaaaataaaagctgtggCCGGCGCTCCGAGGCCTGTGCGGCGTGGAGGGGCGTCCCGGCAGCGTCGCAGCGTGGCGTGCgttcctttcctttccatccGCAGCCTCTGTTTACCACGACTTAAGACAacactaaaaaacaacaacacataaaACCAACCCGCTGCTTTTCTCTCGTGGATTGTAAGAAGTCAGAAAAGAAGATCTTAGGAGTAGACGTGTCCGAGGACACGGATGCTTCTGATCCCGAACGTGACATAAACCTCCGAGGCTCCGGAAAGCGCCTCATCTCCTTATTTAAGGAAGCGGCGATAAACGGGCGCTCGTCCTTTAGAGGCCGAGGACGGGATGACAGACTTACGTCGGCATCGCTCTCTGCTATTTTCACGGGCCGGGATGGTCTTTCTGTTTTCAAACTTTCACGTCCGATGACCTGAAATTCCCAATCGTCACAAATACAGTCAGCTTCATGCCACATTTTGAATGGCGGTCCTCTAGAATCTCAGCATTCAgagagacggacggacagatcAAGCCGGAATGACCACAAAACaaggaagggggaaaaaaaccatACCAAAGGAATTTCTTTCTTAAATGCATAAAGCAAAAACGTCTGCACGTTTACCTGTAAATCCCCAACGCTGCTCTTATTACCACGAGGGCGAGATTTGGTTTATATGATTTCAGCTTTTATTCAACGTCTCAGATACGTCACCGTGGTAACAGTCGGAGGTAAATACCTGAGAAGGTGCGTGTCGCTGCAGCACTGTGCATGCATGTACAGTACTGCACATCATCACAGTCAGGAGCTGGTTAGTCCTACTTTATCCATGGACCATGAACATATCTTGTGAGGTTCTGGTCATTTTTAACTTCACAGATACGACATCAGCTCGTGGGAATTGTGCTGTCGCTGGTTTCGTGGCGGTTGGAAGTGTTTTATGGATCGTTTTCCCTTTTGCCATCGGTGTTATGACGGGGCAGAGGTTCGCTCGTCTGTCGCGGGGATGTGGCGAGGAAGATAAAGGGAGGAACAGCGTGGGCGGAATATTCATAATCATCAGGATCACCACAACCGACCAGCGGAAATAGATGTTTTATATGAGACGGTTTGTTTTGTCAAAAACTCTGGGAAAAAGACGTTTTCTGAAGACTGCATGACCAACGACGTAGACGCGTTACATTtggtcttattttattttatatagtcACGTCTGCTGCTTTATTTCTGCTGCGTCTTTCACGTTACTTTGAAAAAAGCAAGAATAAAACTGTAATGAAAGTCAAATATCGTGACCAAATCAGCAACTTTTGTCAGATTGTTATGCAAAACTGTGAAGTCCTTTAAGGCCacgctgaacacacacatcctcatGTCATCAGCCTGTTACCACGGCGACGCTGGAGGTCATAAAGTCGCCGCTGCCTCATCGTGACCGTGTTGCCGGTGTATTTCTTAAAGAGCACCATCGGGTCGAACGCTCAGGCAGGAAAAATGAACGCTAAGCGAGGATGCATTCAGAAACCACAGCATGCAGGGAAGCCCTGTGGCAGAGCGACTTCCTCGCCATCGCCATCTCAAAATGCAGAGATGCATCGCCGTTTTGTTTTCTATGCACACCATCCTTACATTCCAACAGTCCCCGAAACTCGGAGCGGAGTTTTGGAACGCGCTGCGTACCGAAACGATCATCGGGTCAATACTTTGGATCTGTtatgaaacaggaaacagagaggCGTTACTGGCCTGGCTGATCCCAAGATGACCGAAAGAAAAGGCAGATTCAGAATCGATGCGTCGGGGGGgtcaaacatgcaaacaaatcaGGATCGAAAGCATCGAGGAGAAAATGAGGACATTCGGCTGCAGCTGGTTCGTTGCTGACATTCATGCTGAGCTATCGGTCGGTTTCAACCAAGCAAAAGATCCTAAGATGGATGGTTTGCATAATACAGAGAGATAAAAGGCTTCTTAATGCCGCCATGAGGAGACGGTGGGAAAGAGAGGAGGCCGACAGAGCGCCATTTAGTTTGGGCCCACCTTCAGATCTAGATACTCCAGGTCCTTCTTCAGTTGTATGTAAGTATCATCAGCCTTTAAGTGAGCAGTGGAGAGACAAATCATTTGAGAGGAAGGAAGCTGCAAACAATAATGGCTGCCCAGATGTGTCCTCGGGCCTTTCTCTTCAGGGTCTGCTGGAAGAACCTTAATTAGCTCCATCTTAATCACAGTTTGCTGCTACCGCTGTGATTTATATCCACAGACGGCGGAGCCAAGCTGGAATAAAGCCATCGTGTCATCTTCTAACTGCGTTGCCTCACGTTTGACCTCGTGCACAGCTGAGAAAGAGCTCGTCTCGTGAACCGCATGCGGTCGGACTGAGTCTGAGCGCAGAGGTTTGCCGTGTGATGGACCGAAACGTGGGCCGAGCTGCAGACTGGACGCGCAAAACAAAGGAGCAGTCGAAATGCAGGAAACATGCTCAGATGTTCGACCTTATGAGAGGCGCTTCACGTTGGGAACGAGGTGGACGGGCGACACAGACGATGAAGTCACTGCtcttaaaggtcattggtgcaACACGGCTGGATGTACCGACCAATGAATGAAAGGGAAGCGATGGCTGGAGAGACTGGGACCACGATGCACTGGTGACGGTTAAATGCAGGGGCCCTGACCTGCACGCCGGGGCCCAGAAGGTCATTGTGCTGGCGGAGCTGCAGCTCGGCGAAAGCGTCGCCGGCGCCGTGCACGGCGTGCACGCCGGCCATCATAGCCTGGTGCCGCCGGAGCTGAACGAGGAGCAGGGTCAGCTCGTCCGGCTGCATCCACGTCCAGGTTTAGGAGGAAGGGGAGAGCAACGAGAGGGGTGACAGCcatgaggcggggggggggggcagaaaacgGTTGAACTAGAATTACAGGCGCCGGAGCAGATAAGtagttttaaaatattaaaaggcaacacaaaaaaataatgaaatagcaTCTGAAACGATGCATGACGGACAGACGGGAAGGATGGAACGCGTtcctgcatcctcctcttcctcactttgTTCATGGCGGGTGAAGGTTGGGCTCATAAAACCATAGGAACAGAATTCATCCGgcggaaacaaaacaaaccccaCAGACGGACGTGTTCCCCGTGAACGGGCAGATTGATACCGTTTTTCCGTGCAGGCTGGGAGCGCTGACGGTGTGCGTGATGCAGCCCACGGCTGGCATGGATCGTCTCTCCAGTCGGGAAGTCTGCggggaaaaaaagcagcatTCATCGTGTTACCTATGGAGCGGTATCAAACGGAATGCCGGTGGACGCTCTGTCGCACAGAATCAAAGTTAAACCATTGCCTCCGAGTCTGAAAACAAAGTTGACGGCGCAGCAGATTTATTCCTCATCCATCCCTTTCTCCCTTTCATCACCCCCCGACTCCCGGTTTGAAACGAGGTACGCCCAGAGTTCTCGACGCTACGGGGCTCGGGGaaaatttgacatttttgcttAACACACAGAATTAGTGAAAACCAGGCCCACTCCCGAGCCTTAAAAGGACACAAACAACAAGAGATTTAATTAACTACACATAAATTATACCAAATCGGCTTTcttaaaataacatttgtttgCTACCAGCAAAAGAAGCACTGAGAGCCATTCCCTGCGAGATTCCCATGCCACTATGTTTTTTGCTGTATAAtaggttttttatttaaatgcgaGATCAGAAGAAAGAGACCGCTGCTTGAGATCGAGTGGAGATGTTTACGGGCTGCCGAGCTGCCCACGGCAAATCGGATTAGCCGCTGATATAACGCACTTCTTAATGATAATCCACAGAGGAATATTCAGATCCCTGTTCCTCACATACACTCCAGCCTGGGACTAAAGGTCACGCGCAGATTAAATGTAATTCTGGATCTTCTTGCACTGCCCTTTGTCAAAAATGAATGTTCCTCTAAAGCGCTTCCTGTAATTGTGCGGCGTTCTATTTCATCGTTATAATTAGCGTCCCGACACTCGGATGAATGATGGAGGAAGCGGCGCATCTGCAGCGCTGTGTTTAGTGTTGGGGGGCCGGCGGGGGAGCCGGCGGGGGGCCAGCGGGTCGGTCGAGAGGCTTGTGTGTTTATAAATGCGGCGCTGGGTTAGCGGGCGCCGCCCTCACATGTGGAGGGTGTGGATGAGAGGATTGGCCGCTCATGCGTCCTGCGGTGGTTacggtgatgatgtcatgaccacaggtggggagtgtgtgtgtgtgtgtgcatggctcACGTTAGCGTTtaagacattaaataaatacatgcctCAAGCTCCAAAGCAACGTTAGCTTTACAGTAGTAGCGTGGTGGCGACGGCCTGCTGACCACCTTCTGGTTATGGATCTATCTATAGTttctatccatctatcttctCTTCTGTTGACATAATTACGTGGGAGCCGAGGATTTTCTCTTTCACTCACACTCTCTTTTGTTTGAAATTAGCCAgaagagatttatttttattgcttgtttttttcAACTTGTTGTAAATTTACTcacagaaaagcagcaaatcGTCACATCGGAGAACCTGAGATCAAAGGATTCGTGCATTTGATTGAAAAAAGATTCcttaattcattcattgtctGTTGACGCTTATCTCGTGTAGGGTCGCAGGAGGGTGGAGCCTATGTTAGGCAAGGGGGCGGGGTTCACCCTGGActagtcgccagttcatcacagggtcacacagaaagaaaaacaaccaatcacactcATATTCACACCTTTGGACAGTTTAGAGTCACCAGTTGATCTCTAATGCACCCGTTTGGCGATGGCGAGGCAAGCAGCGCCCAGAGGAAGCGTCTCACCTGTGGAAGCTGTGCACGCAGGTGTCCCGGGGAGCTGGACCTTGTGCTGTCCCCGGGCGCCGCCTCGTTCGGGGGTTTGACTGTGCGTCTGTCCGACGGAGTGTGCGGCCTGCGAGGGGACGAGGGGTTGAACGCGGATGGGATGGACGGCGGAACCTCACATGGGGATGGAGGGACGGAGACGGAACGTGGCATCTCCACGGTAACCCTAAAAGAGGAGGAGTCTGTGAAGTTGGGGCCGGTGTAGATGCTGGCGGTCGGGCTGCCGTGG is a window encoding:
- the plekha7b gene encoding pleckstrin homology domain-containing family A member 7; this encodes MSEPGRTRKVMAAPPGRDTLPDRWSYGVCGDGRVFFMSDRTRSTTWLHPRSGEPVNSGHMIRSDLPRGWEEGFTDEGASYFINHNLRATSFRHPVTGQISPENTEYTLQGRIESPMSKSAANQRSPSMVAESSKTVTPATGSKISRGTGKVHSFGKRDHAIKRNLNVPVVVRGWLYKQDSSGMRLWKRKWFVLSDYCLFYYKDSREETVLGSVPLPSYVIAPVEPDDHVNRKFAFKASHTGMRSYIYNKNSVIGSQAEHCGMRTYFFSADTQEDVNGWIRAMNQAALMQQSHTVKRQLDKPKQAAPLANHVHVKQNSSPPSEGVGGTDKGEPTDNGVQPAGGDEAKVDLGRPSQSTAERRSSDSAVGAVYKNGQQTVMQVTLPPEQNGNAVYQMGAVSRADTEKYAQRKNTLAQVEQWVKVHKGDPPKSAPPEFILPRRTPPLKPKASTVDGAYQSLPKSPLLPSGSNSPPAACNLPSDYKYAHDRLSHFRMSTDERTATKEGTVWQLYEWQQRQQFRHGSPTASIYTGPNFTDSSSFRVTVEMPRSVSVPPSPCEVPPSIPSAFNPSSPRRPHTPSDRRTVKPPNEAAPGDSTRSSSPGHLRAQLPQTSRLERRSMPAVGCITHTVSAPSLHGKTPDELTLLLVQLRRHQAMMAGVHAVHGAGDAFAELQLRQHNDLLGPGVQADDTYIQLKKDLEYLDLKVIGRESLKTERPSRPVKIAESDADVKLSRLCEQDKILQELEATIRTLKEDKDKLDSVLDVSHQQMEQYRSQPAHAEKIAYQQRLLQEDVVHIRAEISQVSTEMENAWSEYSRLERDVDRLKSALQAQMTRGDLPQQEKVQMRKELWRIEDVLSGLSASKANYEFTVSSVTNPERTFVPSVSGSPSAVETRPSQQRSPHLSPGSHTPSLCSSPSQRLRHSATVASGFKWGQDDVPPRPPLPQLYSPDEHPPTVPPLPRETTVIRHTSVRGLKRQSDERKRDRETVQCTDGDSKAELRPFLSDPELTGAGDGSSHVGVAASDRDGYQTLPVRGAAGSSLRLNQSSNISSYVTLRRTASAPGAKDRPKSALERLYSGDAVQQQQQQLHRGKMSADEQLERMKRHQKALIRQRKRTLSHGDRHASPSSRPALSSSSSRPLSADLGSWKREQDFDLQLLERAVQGEESQGIRSVQGEEQPPEHEERPRSHSDEWLTVRSTAVTPPTHEADLDPREYDLDLSKELSKPQKVLIPERYVDTEPEEPLSPQEVEDRHRKVERIKSILAKSSVQILAPPAPADKMEPGVPALDSALQEQERIITMSYTLASEASLKSKLVAVPTQANIPTPPPLPPPPPPPPPPPPPLPPVSLAPPSPLTNGIHYTFV